CCCCAACAAGTtaaaccaaaacaaaaacaaagttCACAAAATGTcttaacataaaaaaaacaGAGAAACAAATAGTTCATTATTAGTTAATTTGATAAATACTTTCTGATGTGAAGTAACTTAACTAAGCAGCATGGTGGGTTACtggtagacctgtcaaaaatcgacccgaacccgacccgaaaatactgggtcttgaacaagatttttGTGACCCATAACCtaattttatccgaacccgagcaacccaaGAAGAATTGGTCAACACCTGACAGATTCAAAAtagttgtatttatagtaataaatgagattatgaagAATTTTAAGCATAGTAAACAAGTTGTTGTTACTATGGTTGGGCGTAATatggttttaatttgaattatacgtcattttatggttgaatttgactaaatataaacttgtgtaggaaaatttgttaatttgtgcccatattttgtatatttattacctaaactaatgaaaatataatacaCCTTTTAAAATcactcaacccgttgggtcgatcCGAACCTGAAAGTTCTAGTTCTTGAaaaagcatttgtaaacccaaaGCCAAAAGTGACTGGCCCGAActaacccgaaaataatttttttacaaaCCGACCCGACCAACctgtttgacaggtctagttaCCGGTGTCTGATATGAGTTCCCGAGTCCAAGTAACATAGCTTAACCAAGTGAATCATTTGAACAATGGACTAATTAGTTACCTGGTTAGAAGCTCTTGTAATTGAGCAAGGTAGTACTCATTATACTTCTTCTCATTACCATATCTCTTATCATGTCTATCCCAAGGAGAAAGATACAACCCTGCATCAATTCCATTCCTCTTTGCTGCACTAACAAACTCCTGAACAACGTCCCCATGACCGTCTTTCCAAGGACTCTTAGCAACAGAATGGTCAGTGTATTTAGACGGCCATAAACAGAACCCGTCATGGTGTTTTGCTGTAAGAATAGCTAACGAAATACCCGCTTCAGCTGCGACCCTGAACCACTGGTCCGGGTTCAGACGGGTCGGGTTGAAAATAGACGGGGATTCTTTTCCGGTACCCCATTCGGAGTCTGTGAATGTGTTGACACCAAAGTGGAAGAACATGATGATTTCTCTTTGTTGCCATTTTAGTTGGGAGTATGAAGGGAGTGGAAGGATTGGTAAGGGTGGTGGTGTTGCTGAATTTTTAAGGGAATTTGTGGGAATAATGTGACTAAATATGTGTATAAAGAGGAGACAAAACAAAGGAATACAGATATTAACCACCATAGCTACTGTTTTTGTGAAGTGTGACTGTTTGTGTGTGTGTCTTTTTCCTTCCACTTAAACTACTTGGCCATTGTTGCACATGCTTTATAGTTGTGGATTCACTAATGTGGTACTATCTGTTGCTTTACGTCTTAACTATTGAGGTGATCAAAATTCGGGCCGGGCCGGACTTTAACACAAAAAATCATGCCCAAACCCATAAATTTGGTCGGGCCAAAGCGGGCTCGGGTTTTtgtctaaaaatggaaaatttaGGGTGTGACCCACACTTTTCGGGTCGGGCCGTCGGTCGGGCTATAGTTGACCAAGTCTAGAAAAAGACACGCAACGTTTTTTGAATATTAAACTAGTTTTTAGGCTCAGGCAATGCCCCGAGTCATTACTTGGATAACTTTATCTACGCTTTTGTGCAAAAAACAATCATAATTAACTCGTACTCTTCTTAAGTAAATTGATTTTATCATCACTTTCAACATTCAAAACTTTGATTCTTTAGATAAAATGGAATTGAAAGATGAGATAGAAagctaaaacaataaataagacATAAGACAAGTAATGAGACACTAAACAAGAACAGATAAAGCATTTCTCTTTCTGTTGGTTTGTTTGTATCCATGCATCTCTTGTTTCTTCTCCCTGCCAAAAGAACTAATTGTTCACGGGTAAATATTGAACACCCCTTATAAGATGAGTAAAAGGCGTCTTCTTCATATAAGGTTTTGTACTTTGGTGTAATGGTAGTTCGTTTCATTTCAAAAGGAAGtgttacatacttacatgataCATAATATATTACAATTATTCTATGAGTATTGTACATATTTAGTATTGATTAATAGTGGAAGAGAAATGACTTTTAACTACTATTATTGCTCCAAtgctccctccgtctctttctGTTCTTCCTACTTTACTTTTCGGATGCCAACACGGGTCAAAAAACAACCCAACTGAAGAAATTAACGGCACATCCCGTGACTTGACTACCTTAATCTTCAGATAATTACATGATACATGTTACAATTATTGTAGAGTATAACATTTTTAGTATTGATTAATAGTTGAAGAGAAATGACTTTTAACTACTAATATTGCTTCCTCCGTCTCTTTCTGTTCTTCCTACTTTTACTTTTTGGATGCCAATACGGGTCAAAAAACAACCCAACAGACGAAATTAATGGCACGTCCCGTGACTTGACTACCTTAATTTTCACCCGCTTAGCATGCACACCCTCAACTCCTAACCAATGAAGCCTCTTATAACCTACCGTCGTACCACCCACAACCCGGTTCCCGTCTACATATATCTCATACTTTTGGATCCTCTGACCCAGCCCGATTGCCTCTTGGATCATGACCACATTGAATCTAACCCCTTGATCATCTAAACTTATCTCAACCCATTTCTCATTCCTGTCATCTTCACTAGGAGCCCAATAAGTCCATAAGTGGTCCGGGTCGAGCACGTTTTCTGGCCCGAATTTACTCCCTTTTCCTCCTCTTTGGCTGCTTGCTTTTACTGAGGAATTCTTTGCTAAATTGTGGGAGAAAATCTTGTTGATCGCGTTCTTGAACTCTGTTAACCGTTTGCTGTCAGTTTCGGAGATTAGGCCGGAGGAGTTTGGTGGCACATTTAGTAGTAACACACAGTTTCTTCCTACAGAAGTGTAGTATATTTGTAGGAGTTCACTTAATTTCTTTGGTTCTTCAGATTCATGCCAAAACCACCCTGGTCTAATTGAAACATCACATTCTGGTGGTAACCAGTCTGTTCCTTTAGGATCTCCGGTGTTCAGATATCTGCATAAGTGCATTCGATAAAGAAATTAGTTGTTGATGACATAAACAGAATCATTTCAGTAGCATTCAGTTCAGTCAAATACATTTCAGTCAAATACAGTTCAGTCAAATACAGTTCAGTACAGTTTAATAGCATTCAGTTCAGTACAGTTAgtagcattcagttcagttcaattcagttcagttcaatacGGTTCAGTAGTTTTCAGTTCAGTACAGTTCAATAGCATTAAGTTAAGTATAGTTCAATACAGTTTAGTAGCATTCAGTTCAGTACAGTTTAATACGGTTTAGTAGCATTCAGTTCAATATAGTTCAGTAAAACTCAGTTTAAAAGAACATGGCCTTACTCAGCGATGCTTGAACTTCCAATTGTTATTGAAGTCCTGTTGATGGTAGACCAGCAAGTGTTCCCAGCCAATCCGTCTTCGTTTCCCACCCATCGGACGTCTGGACCGGCATCTGAGAATATGTTGATTGAACTTTGAATCCCCTTGGCCATGGCAAACCAGTCCTTAAAATAATAGGACATGTTTGGTACATCTGAACCTTTGTGCCCATCTACCCATAACTCTGTGATATCTCCATATCTATTACAACAGAAGACTTTCATGAGTTTAAAGTTTAAACATATGAAATCATGGAAATAAATAGTTCAACATCAGTTGATTTTACAAAATCTTTCTGATTCAGAGTAACAAAGCTAAGCAGCAATGCAGCATGATGGGTTCCCGGCATCTGATTTCAGTTTCCGAGTCCAAGTAGCATAGCTATTGTGTAGACAGGGCAAAAATCAACCCGGACCTGGAAATAATGGGTCTTGAACAAAATTATGTGACCTGTAACTCGATTTTATCCGGAACTCAAACAACCCAAAAAATAATGGGTTGACCGAACCCATTTTTGGCGATCGATTGAAAATCGTTGTATTCATAGTAATAAATAAGATTATGAGGAATTTTCAACACAGTTAACATGTTACTATTGTtaggtgtaatatgattttgatttaaATTATAGACTATTATATGATTGTATTTGACAATATATAAATTTGTGTatgataatttattaatttgtgcaAATATTGTGTATATTTTATTGATATAGGTTTATATTTAATAcgcaaattaatgaaaatataatacgTGTTTTATAATCGCTCAGCCGGTTGAATCGACCCGAACTCGAAAGTTCTAGGTCATGAACaaacatttgtaaacccgaacgcTAAAGTGACTGACCCAGACTAATCTTAACCGAAAAGTAATTTATTATAACCTGATCCGATCGACCCGTTTTATAGGTCTAATTACCGGCATCTGATTTTAGTTCCGGAGTCCAAGTAACATACgaaatatatactccctccgtatttatttaagagatacacttggccgagcacgggtattaagaataagaattaaatgaaataaaacaataaagcaagtggagttggatagatattttaataattaaacaagtggtgaccatgtcattttggtgggtgggtgggaggtggggtggtttatgaaattatttgtttaatagggtggtgggtgatagggtaaattagatgtattatttaattagatggtggtttgataagttactaaaaatggcaagtgtatctcttaaataaatacggccggaaaaggcaaatgtatcacttaaataaatacggagggagtagttattaCCAAGTGTATAGTGGACTAAGTTACCTAGACCTTATCAACTATAGCCGGTCCGCTGGCCCGACCAGCCCGAAAAAATGCAGGTTTAGGTAGCCTAAAATATGTATTTCTAGACCAAAATCTGACCCAGGCCCAAAAGCCCGTTTAGGTCAGCACCAAATTTATGGGTTTGggcatgattttttttgttaacgtCCTACCCGGCCCGAATTTTAATCACCTCTAAAATTACCTGGTTAAAAGCTCTTGCAATTGAGCCATGTAGTACTCATTATACACCTTCTCTTCACCATATCTCTTGTCATGTTGATCCCAAGGAGAAAGATAAAACCCTACATCTACTCCTTGCACCTTTGCTGCACTAACAAATTCCTGAACAACGTCCCCATGACCGCCTTTCCAAGGACTCTTAGCAACCGAATGGTCGGTGTACTTAGACGACCATAAACAAAACCCGTCATGGTGCTTTGCTGTAAGAATAGCCAATGATACACCCGCCTCAGCCGCAACCCTGAGCCACTGGTTAGGGTTCAGACGGGTCGGGTTGAAAATCGTCGGGGATTCTTGCCCGGTACCGTATTCGGAGTCCGTGAACGTGTTTACGCCGAAGTGGAAGAACATGATGATCTCTCTTTGTTGCCATTTTAGTTGGGAGTATGAAGGGAGTGGGAGGATTGGTAAGGGTGGTGGGATTTCTAAATTTTGTAGGGAAATTGTGGGAATAATGTAACTAATTAGGTGTAACAAGAagagaaaaaataaagaaatagaaacattagccatttcatttgttttcttttggaaATTGTGGCCATTTTTGTACATGTTTTTATAGATGCGGAGGAAAAATGATGTAGTACTCTGTAGTCCGTACTATATGTTTTTTTACATATAAGCTACTGATTATTTATTTAGACACGAGAGCTTTTTTTATTCGATATTATCTCATAAACTTCATGTGACGTGCCATTTCTATCATTTCTAAATGATTTCATATCGTGTGTCAATTGAAATATTAATGTGTTGCATTAGTCAATAGGTTAGGATAACAATGCAACATTACAAGTCATTTGTAGTTGTTGTTTGAAATTGACACCACCTTAACTACCGTCTACTAAATACTATTTACACACTCTCTTTTATCAAAAGGAATTATATTGTCAAGTGAAATCTTGTTGTTAAATTCgtcttaatattattttcaaaatattaaattttaataaatataaCTAATATATTGTTATATATATTAATGAATAAAGCTTTGCATTGGCGCAAGCGTGAAATATCAAATGGTGCAATTATATTAAAAAgatggaaaaaaaaatgaaaaaagtagCAAGTATTAAATAatgttgggaaattggtttTGGGATGAAATTTTATTATCTGTACATTTTTTGAAAGAGCCAATAAAAATTGTTACAAAATGACTTCAACATTTAACTATTGAATGCTAAAGCTGGATACTTGTCAATGGACCGAGCCCATGGGCCCTTATTGGACTCACCAACAATGGGCTTAATACATTCTAAAACAACACTAGTACACTTAGGCCCACTTCCCATTCCAAGCATCCAAACTCTTTCCCCTTTCCTCACTTTTTCCTTAGCTTCTAAATAAGCCAATTCATACCACAAAGATGAAGAAGATTGATTGCCAAATCTATGCAATGTAGCCAAAGCTGCCTCCATTTCTCTCTCCCCTAACTTCAACCCTTTCGCTATTTCTCGTATCACCGGCTTCCCGGAAACCGGCAAGCAAAAATGTCGTACAATCGTCTTAAAATTCGGCACATAAATCTCGGCCGATTTCTTCCAATATCTCTTCTTAATAATAGATGTAACAAACTTTAACTTCTCCGAAACGGGTAACATGACGGACCCGAGAGCGATTAATTGGGCCCGGATCATATCCGAGGCGACTTCTAGGATATCCTTATTAAGGGTCACACCAGTAAGCCCATTAGAGTCCTCTTCTCGAAATGCGGACTTATAAGCCCTATCAATAACGGCCCGTTGGGTCCTTGATGACCAAATTAATTGGTATTTGGACTCTTTTCGGGCCTGTTTTTTATTTGATAACAAAATAGCAGCCCCGCCCATCCGAAAGAGACAGTTTAGGACCAATTTGGGCCGATCATTACCCGAATACCAACCCGTATTTAGGATCTCAGTACTCAAAATAACCGCATTCGATTCTCTATGGACCAAGAACAAGTTTTGGGCCAGGCCCATTGCAATCATACTAGCACTACAGCCCATTCCAGAGAGACTAAAGGCCTTAATATTGGGCCTAAGTTTGAACTCGTTGACTACCAAAGAAGTCAACGAAGGGGAAGGGCAAAACCCACTACAATTCACAATAAGGATATCAATCTCAAAAGGAGAAAGATTGGACTTCCTTAGAAGATCCTCCATCATGGGGAAAATTACCATTTTAGCCTCATCCATGGAATCAAAATGGGCGGGCCTTGGAGGGATGTAATGCAAAGATGGCGGTACGTAAGTCTCCGGGCCTTGGCCCGAAGAAATAAGGATCTTGGACATAAAATCCGCACTTTGTTTATCAAAATTTTCGGATAAATGGACATGTTCTATGAACGAAGTAAGTGGGATTCTACAAGAGTTTGGAGGTTTAAAACACGAAAAATCGACTAAGTAAATATTAGGAGGTTTCAAGAGAAAATAACGAAATATAATAATGTATGAAATTGTGCATAAAACGGGGATAATAATTTGAAAAAATAGGTCGCATTTTGTGAGAATAAGAAAGGATTCGAGTAATGAAAAGAGTAAAATAACGAGGAATTTGAAATGTTCTATTATTGGTAAGTTATGGAgattttgtatggttgaatTTTGGCTAAATTTGGAAACCAACTCCATAGAAGTTTTAGAaagaatgataataataatctaAGGGCTTGTTtggttgcaaaaaaaaaatagaggaggAAGATGTGTATGTTATTTTTAGGGTAGAGATGAAGCTATATATAGAAAGATACGtaattattgaaaatataaaataaaaaaaataaaactagtaAATAAAAGGTGGCATGTTTTAAAAAAAGGTGACATGTTAAATTTATTTGACAGGCTTTTAATAAATGTTATGACTCATTTTAGGTCGTGGCATTTACTATGAGGTGAACTTGGAATTCAAAAATTGGAGTAATTGGAAGGAACGTACTATTTGTTTCTGCACCAATGCATGTTGAATTATGAATTTACAGTAATTATTTGTAGTTTTGAATTTGTTTACTttggataattttttttgtaatgaTATCAACGAGGAACGATTTTGGCACACCCTTTTGTGATAGCAGCGCAATATTCATAGAAGTCGAGTTTTTGTGAATCGTTGCATGCCTGCTCATACGAGTGTGAGTTAAGTTCAGACAATAtaaattcaggaaaaataatggttgaccaagtacaacttataactaacataagttttaataagttcagataagttcagttaagttcaaataagtttagatTTCGAAAaagataagtgaaaatcaggtgaatagaacgcaccagTAGTATTTTTTTAGAATTGTTACTATTTAAAGTTCTTACTTAACACGTCTATAATCTATTTGAACAAAATAATTCACACAACCAAATGGGAACAATAAGTGTTGCTCACTTGTTATATGTGGAATACGTTCTAATTAATCCAATAGAatgtcatttacgggttgatgTAAATTTTACGTTGTGACTTTGAAGTTGTGAGTTTAAGCAATACACTATTTTGAACAAGAGGTTGAAATATCAGACTTTAAACCTTCCAATTTTACCAGTAGTTATCAACTAAAATAAGGATGATACGTATACGTTTATCCAAACAAAAATGAGTAAGGAGATGGCtccaattgtttttttttttttttttgggtgttagcacccggttcatccttagggctaatccggatccagggcgagttttgggtggttaggttccagtcccctccaattgttgttgcgggggatcgaacacggattctccctaccaaattcagccccaatcaccactgaaccaacaagcaattggtagATGGCTCCAATTAGTTAAATGTTCATAAAATATGTTCCTCAATTATTTTGATATCCAACATTTATGAGTAAGGAGAGACAAAGGAAATCCGAGACTTGGAGTGGTTGGACTCAAATATGTATTTCAAAGTCCATCATACAATAAATTTGTCACAAAGTCGGTCTTGACTCGTACTACTTGTTCTAATTTCTCGGGCCCTATtttattcaccttattttcacttattaaaaaaaataagttcaaataaagcTACGTTCTCATCACATGGTCCATTTTAGTTTATAATATGATATGTTCTGATCCTTCTTGGTCTGGTTTGGTGTGGTATGAATTTTTCTGGTCTAGTCTGGTATGTTTTGAATGTTTTATACGagtacttttttctttttcgggTTTGGTTGGTTTGAGTTTTCTCGTCTGGTCTGATTTTAAGAATAATTAGTAATAAAACatttaaggtgaagagaacaaatcctacttcagataagttcaaaaaaaattatgggTTACACAAGTACAATTTAAACTTCTAATATGCCCGAATGAGTTTATATACGTCCAATTAGATAAATTAAGATAAGTGAATATAAGGCAATCTTTATAGATGATACATTGAAAAAATTACCCTTTGAAATGCATATAGTTATGCTACATTATTAGAGGTCAATCATATTGACAGAAACCAGTTGCAGTGTGAACATGAATATACCACTAAATAAAAGGACTTTTAGATGATTGGTGGACAGCATTCTGTATTTATTTACTACAGGTTGTTTGGAAGAAGTTGGGTAAAAGTTTAAAACTTCAAACTTACCAATACCATATTTCTGGAAGTCTTCAAATTTGGTATATCCAGATTTATTAC
This genomic stretch from Spinacia oleracea cultivar Varoflay chromosome 3, BTI_SOV_V1, whole genome shotgun sequence harbors:
- the LOC110782427 gene encoding 3-ketoacyl-CoA synthase 5-like, which codes for MELVSKFSQNSTIQNLHNLPIIEHFKFLVILLFSLLESFLILTKCDLFFQIIIPVLCTISYIIIFRYFLLKPPNIYLVDFSCFKPPNSCRIPLTSFIEHVHLSENFDKQSADFMSKILISSGQGPETYVPPSLHYIPPRPAHFDSMDEAKMVIFPMMEDLLRKSNLSPFEIDILIVNCSGFCPSPSLTSLVVNEFKLRPNIKAFSLSGMGCSASMIAMGLAQNLFLVHRESNAVILSTEILNTGWYSGNDRPKLVLNCLFRMGGAAILLSNKKQARKESKYQLIWSSRTQRAVIDRAYKSAFREEDSNGLTGVTLNKDILEVASDMIRAQLIALGSVMLPVSEKLKFVTSIIKKRYWKKSAEIYVPNFKTIVRHFCLPVSGKPVIREIAKGLKLGEREMEAALATLHRFGNQSSSSLWYELAYLEAKEKVRKGERVWMLGMGSGPKCTSVVLECIKPIVGESNKGPWARSIDKYPALAFNS
- the LOC110782237 gene encoding alpha-L-fucosidase 1, which produces MYKNGHNFQKKTNEMANVSISLFFLFLLHLISYIIPTISLQNLEIPPPLPILPLPSYSQLKWQQREIIMFFHFGVNTFTDSEYGTGQESPTIFNPTRLNPNQWLRVAAEAGVSLAILTAKHHDGFCLWSSKYTDHSVAKSPWKGGHGDVVQEFVSAAKVQGVDVGFYLSPWDQHDKRYGEEKVYNEYYMAQLQELLTRYGDITELWVDGHKGSDVPNMSYYFKDWFAMAKGIQSSINIFSDAGPDVRWVGNEDGLAGNTCWSTINRTSITIGSSSIAEYLNTGDPKGTDWLPPECDVSIRPGWFWHESEEPKKLSELLQIYYTSVGRNCVLLLNVPPNSSGLISETDSKRLTEFKNAINKIFSHNLAKNSSVKASSQRGGKGSKFGPENVLDPDHLWTYWAPSEDDRNEKWVEISLDDQGVRFNVVMIQEAIGLGQRIQKYEIYVDGNRVVGGTTVGYKRLHWLGVEGVHAKRVKIKVVKSRDVPLISSVGLFFDPYWHPKSKSRKNRKRRRKQY